From the Accumulibacter sp. genome, one window contains:
- a CDS encoding RelA/SpoT family protein, producing the protein MVSVVHSLAAHGDPAQSLQALGEGLPAAATDRLWRAVEYARAVYGDRLLGSGEEVWGHALGMALIVAGLKLDADSRLAALLFAVPALQERGLAQIESSFGSGVAHLVGGISRLDRMRPITRKFSAHSAASADSNPQEMKAQVEILRKMLLATVEDIRVVLLRLASRTQTLRHFAAEADELRVPVARETLELYAPLANRLGVWELKWELEDLSFRFLHPEIYKDIARHLDEKRVEREQFIATASARLQEELQAAGVGHAEVYGRPKHIYSIWNKMRKKGVGFAEVYDVRALRVIVDEVRDCYTALGIVHHIWSPIAREFDDYIAHPKGNDYRSLHTAVHCADGRALEVQIRTRDMHRHAELGVAAHWRYKEGSRATPEDRYDEKIAWLRQLLTWREEVADASDWVRHYKQAAFDETVYVLTPQGRVVDLPRGATPVDFAYRVHTDVGHRCRGAKVDGALVPLNTQLATGQRVEIVLAKQGGPSRDWLNPALGYLFTHRSRLKVRQWFASLALEDTVAEGRVLLQRELQRLGQPGLNLDDLAVRLGLARSDDLFIAMARATLNLRQLQAAVRASEEPVEDRVSDELTVRRQRDSDMAEKGILIVGVGRLLTQLAGCCKPAPPDPIAGFVTRGRGVSVHRADCSNLVHLQAMHPERLIETTWGADSDAVFAVDIVIDAHDRQGLLRDVSDVLARERINVIAVNTQSRQGNAHMGFTAEVSSIPQLERTLALLHGVPGVVGARRA; encoded by the coding sequence ATGGTTTCCGTCGTCCACTCGCTCGCCGCACACGGCGATCCCGCGCAGTCGCTGCAAGCGCTCGGAGAAGGTCTGCCGGCCGCGGCCACGGATCGGCTGTGGCGGGCGGTCGAGTACGCGCGCGCGGTCTATGGCGACCGTCTGCTGGGTAGCGGCGAGGAGGTCTGGGGACATGCGCTGGGAATGGCGCTGATCGTCGCCGGACTCAAGCTGGACGCCGATTCGCGGCTGGCGGCACTGCTCTTTGCGGTGCCGGCACTGCAGGAACGCGGTCTGGCACAGATCGAGTCGAGCTTTGGCAGCGGCGTCGCGCATCTGGTCGGTGGCATTTCGCGCCTCGACCGGATGCGGCCCATCACGCGCAAGTTCAGCGCGCATTCGGCGGCGAGCGCCGACAGCAACCCGCAGGAGATGAAGGCGCAGGTCGAGATCCTGCGCAAGATGCTGCTGGCGACGGTCGAGGACATTCGCGTCGTTCTCCTGCGGCTCGCTTCGCGGACGCAGACCCTGCGTCATTTTGCCGCCGAGGCGGACGAGCTGCGCGTGCCGGTGGCACGTGAAACGCTCGAGCTTTACGCACCCCTGGCCAACCGGCTCGGTGTCTGGGAGCTGAAGTGGGAGCTCGAAGACCTGTCGTTCCGCTTTCTGCACCCGGAGATCTACAAGGATATCGCGCGCCACCTCGACGAGAAGCGTGTCGAGCGGGAGCAGTTCATCGCCACCGCGAGCGCCCGCCTGCAGGAAGAGCTGCAGGCTGCCGGTGTCGGTCACGCCGAGGTCTACGGTCGCCCGAAACACATCTACAGCATCTGGAACAAGATGCGCAAGAAGGGGGTGGGCTTCGCTGAGGTCTACGACGTGCGTGCGCTCCGTGTCATCGTCGACGAGGTGCGTGACTGCTACACGGCGCTCGGCATCGTGCACCACATCTGGTCGCCGATCGCCAGGGAGTTTGACGACTACATCGCGCATCCGAAGGGCAACGACTATCGCTCGTTGCATACCGCCGTGCACTGCGCCGATGGCCGTGCGCTCGAGGTCCAGATCCGCACACGTGACATGCACCGCCATGCCGAACTGGGCGTTGCCGCTCACTGGCGCTACAAGGAAGGGAGCCGGGCGACGCCCGAGGACCGCTACGACGAGAAGATCGCCTGGCTGCGTCAGTTGCTGACCTGGCGCGAGGAGGTGGCGGACGCATCCGACTGGGTCCGGCATTACAAGCAGGCAGCGTTCGATGAGACGGTCTATGTCCTGACGCCGCAGGGGCGGGTCGTCGATCTGCCTCGCGGGGCGACGCCGGTCGATTTCGCCTATCGTGTGCACACCGACGTCGGCCATCGCTGTCGCGGTGCCAAGGTCGACGGTGCGCTGGTGCCGTTGAATACGCAGCTGGCGACCGGGCAGCGCGTCGAGATCGTCCTCGCCAAGCAGGGCGGGCCGTCACGTGACTGGCTCAACCCGGCACTCGGCTATCTGTTCACGCATCGCTCGCGGCTCAAGGTCCGGCAGTGGTTCGCCAGCCTGGCGCTCGAAGACACCGTGGCCGAGGGACGCGTGCTGCTGCAACGCGAACTGCAGCGGCTGGGACAGCCCGGGCTCAACCTCGATGACCTGGCGGTCCGTCTCGGGCTCGCGCGCAGCGACGACCTCTTCATCGCGATGGCGCGCGCGACGCTGAACCTGCGGCAGCTGCAGGCGGCGGTGCGTGCCAGCGAGGAGCCAGTCGAGGACCGCGTGTCCGACGAGCTGACGGTCCGCCGGCAACGCGACAGCGACATGGCGGAGAAGGGAATCCTGATCGTCGGGGTTGGCCGTCTCCTGACACAGCTCGCGGGTTGTTGCAAGCCGGCGCCGCCAGACCCGATCGCGGGATTCGTCACGCGCGGTCGTGGCGTTTCGGTCCACCGTGCCGACTGCAGCAATCTCGTGCACCTGCAGGCGATGCACCCGGAGCGGCTGATCGAAACGACCTGGGGCGCAGACAGCGACGCGGTCTTCGCCGTCGACATCGTCATCGACGCCCATGACCGCCAGGGTCTTCTGCGCGATGTGTCGGACGTGCTGGCGCGCGAAAGGATCAATGTCATCGCGGTGAACACGCAGTCTCGTCAGGGCAACGCGCATATGGGTTTCACTGCAGAGGTCAGCAGCATCCCGCAACTCGAGCGGACACTCGCGTTGCTGCATGGGGTGCCCGGAGTCGTTGGCGCGCGACGTGCCTGA
- the ppk1 gene encoding polyphosphate kinase 1, giving the protein MNIVATTSETPPLQAPTGFPPEYFQNREMSLLAFNRRVLWQAKNPRTPLLERLRFLCIVSSNLDEFFEIREAGIKEQLKLNSVAITTDGKTAREVYQLVSEEVHAIVREQYALLNEEVLPQLAAEGIRFLKRADWNVEQREWIREFFFREVMPVITPIGLDPSHPFPRVLNKSLNFAVELEGRDAFGRSSGAAIVQAPRVLPRVIRLPRELGSSEYSFVFLSSILHEFVHELFAGMKVLGCYQFRVTRNSDLFVDEEEVKNLRAKIQGELPQRHFGDAVRLEVANSCSEAMTQFLLGQFNLTETDLYRVAGPVNLVRLMQVPDWVVRQDLKFQPFTPGVPKALQKCQSVFDAIRGGDILLHHPYQSFNPVIEMLEQSAIDPLVVAIKMTVYRTGTDSVLMQSLLRAAQNGKEVTVVVELMARFDEEANIGWATKLEEVGAHVVYGVFGYKVHAKMLMVVRREESNGGGSILRRYVHLGTGNYHPKTARLYSDFGLLTCNEEIGADTNEVFKQLTGLGRAQTLTHLWQAPFTLQPNVVAAIRAEAEAARAGKRSRIIAKMNSLLEPETIATLYEASQAGVKVDLIVRGVCGLRAGVKGLSENINVRSIIGRQLEHHRVFYFYAGGEEKVYLSSADWMERNFFRRIELAFPVLDRKLKRRVMSEGLQIYLSDNALAWELGPDGTYHQKRGSRTSPHSSQAELIELLKA; this is encoded by the coding sequence ATGAACATAGTTGCCACGACCAGCGAGACACCTCCCCTTCAGGCACCCACCGGCTTCCCGCCGGAGTACTTCCAGAATCGCGAGATGAGTCTGCTGGCGTTCAACCGGCGGGTCCTGTGGCAGGCCAAGAACCCACGAACACCCTTGCTCGAGCGACTGCGCTTCCTCTGTATCGTCAGCAGCAACCTCGACGAATTCTTCGAGATTCGCGAGGCTGGCATCAAGGAACAGCTCAAGCTGAACTCGGTGGCGATCACCACCGATGGCAAGACGGCACGCGAGGTCTACCAGCTGGTGAGCGAGGAGGTTCATGCCATCGTCAGGGAGCAGTATGCGCTGCTCAACGAAGAAGTCCTGCCACAGCTTGCTGCCGAAGGAATTCGCTTCCTCAAGCGGGCAGACTGGAATGTCGAACAGCGCGAATGGATCAGGGAGTTCTTCTTCCGCGAAGTGATGCCGGTCATCACACCGATCGGCCTCGACCCGTCGCACCCCTTCCCGCGCGTGCTCAACAAGAGTCTCAACTTCGCCGTCGAACTCGAGGGGCGCGACGCCTTCGGGCGCAGCTCCGGCGCAGCGATCGTGCAGGCACCGCGCGTCCTGCCACGCGTCATCCGCCTGCCGCGCGAACTGGGCAGCAGCGAGTACTCCTTCGTCTTCCTGTCGTCGATCCTGCACGAGTTCGTGCATGAATTGTTCGCCGGCATGAAAGTGCTGGGTTGTTACCAGTTTCGTGTCACGCGCAACAGCGACCTCTTCGTTGACGAGGAAGAAGTCAAGAACCTGCGCGCCAAGATCCAGGGCGAACTGCCGCAGCGCCATTTCGGCGACGCCGTCCGCCTGGAGGTCGCGAACAGCTGCTCGGAGGCAATGACACAGTTCCTCCTCGGCCAGTTCAATCTGACCGAAACCGATCTCTATCGCGTCGCCGGCCCGGTCAACCTGGTTCGCCTGATGCAGGTTCCGGACTGGGTGGTGCGCCAGGATCTCAAGTTCCAACCCTTCACACCGGGCGTACCGAAGGCACTGCAGAAATGCCAGAGCGTCTTCGACGCAATCCGTGGCGGTGACATCCTGCTGCATCACCCCTACCAGAGCTTCAACCCGGTGATCGAAATGCTCGAGCAGTCGGCGATCGACCCGCTGGTGGTGGCGATCAAGATGACCGTCTACCGCACGGGTACCGACTCGGTGCTGATGCAGTCGTTGTTGCGCGCAGCGCAGAACGGCAAGGAGGTCACCGTCGTCGTCGAGTTGATGGCGCGTTTCGACGAGGAGGCGAACATCGGTTGGGCAACCAAGCTCGAGGAAGTCGGCGCGCACGTCGTCTACGGTGTCTTCGGCTACAAGGTCCATGCCAAGATGCTGATGGTCGTCCGCCGTGAAGAGAGCAATGGCGGCGGCAGCATCCTCCGCCGTTACGTCCATCTGGGGACAGGCAACTACCATCCGAAAACCGCCCGCCTGTATTCCGACTTCGGTCTGCTCACCTGCAATGAGGAGATCGGCGCCGACACCAACGAGGTCTTCAAGCAGCTCACCGGCCTCGGTCGCGCCCAGACGCTGACCCACCTGTGGCAGGCGCCGTTCACGCTGCAGCCCAACGTCGTCGCGGCAATCCGGGCCGAGGCGGAAGCGGCGCGTGCGGGCAAGCGTTCGCGAATCATCGCCAAGATGAACTCGCTGCTCGAACCGGAAACCATCGCCACGCTCTATGAGGCCTCGCAGGCCGGCGTCAAGGTCGACCTCATCGTGCGCGGCGTCTGTGGCTTGCGGGCGGGTGTCAAGGGCCTGTCCGAGAACATCAATGTGCGCTCGATCATTGGCCGCCAGCTCGAGCACCATCGCGTCTTCTATTTTTACGCCGGCGGCGAGGAGAAGGTCTATCTGTCGAGCGCCGACTGGATGGAACGGAACTTCTTCCGGCGGATCGAACTGGCTTTCCCGGTCCTCGATCGCAAGCTGAAGCGGCGAGTGATGAGCGAAGGCCTGCAGATCTACCTCAGTGACAACGCCCTTGCCTGGGAACTCGGGCCTGACGGCACCTACCACCAGAAGCGTGGTTCGCGCACCAGCCCGCATTCCTCGCAGGCCGAGCTGATCGAACTCCTCAAGGCCTAG
- a CDS encoding Ppx/GppA phosphatase family protein — protein MSYELIAGVDLGSNSFRVQVGRIVGEQIHPLDTLRETVRLGSGLTREKLLDHASQQRAIAALRRFGERLRGFAPDAVRAVTTDAMRVARNAPLVLLQAEAALGFPIEVIGGREEARLIFIGAANALPVAGHRRLVVDIGGGSTEFIIGEGTEPALMESLFMGGISYRQRFFPDGKVDKKRLYAAEVSAAREVEAIVVDYQRCGWGEAVGSSGAAQEIATLLEMNDLNPQGESGITREGLARLRQLLIRAGSAEALNLHGMRPDRCLILPGAVAIMSAVFAEMGLERMTYSDGALPLGVLYDLLGRFARHDTRDTTVAQFMQRYQVDETQVRRVERTALLILGQMIKLDDLAHENDVHFLRWAVSLHEIGVSVAHSQFHKHGAYILGHADMSGFSKRDQARLALLVLGQRGKLQKLAAMPAGDPNWRLLFCLRLAALLHRARDDHPLPEMSVREVADGFELDLPARWQAGNPITATALADEVTFWRRIGITLKIGTVPRDKVVQLELLQKS, from the coding sequence ATGAGTTACGAACTGATAGCCGGGGTGGATCTGGGTTCCAACAGCTTCCGAGTCCAGGTCGGGCGCATCGTTGGCGAACAGATTCACCCGCTGGATACCCTGCGCGAGACGGTTCGCCTGGGTTCCGGCCTCACCCGCGAAAAGCTGCTCGATCATGCTTCGCAACAGCGCGCGATTGCCGCACTGCGCCGCTTCGGCGAACGCCTGCGCGGTTTTGCGCCGGACGCCGTGCGGGCGGTGACGACCGATGCCATGCGGGTCGCACGGAACGCACCACTGGTGCTGTTGCAGGCTGAGGCAGCGTTGGGATTTCCGATCGAGGTCATCGGTGGCCGTGAGGAAGCGCGGCTGATCTTCATCGGCGCCGCGAATGCCCTGCCGGTAGCTGGCCACCGCCGTCTGGTGGTGGATATTGGTGGCGGGTCGACCGAATTCATCATTGGCGAGGGTACCGAGCCGGCGTTGATGGAATCGCTGTTCATGGGCGGCATCAGCTATCGCCAACGCTTCTTTCCCGACGGCAAGGTCGACAAGAAGCGCCTGTACGCGGCCGAAGTGTCGGCAGCACGCGAGGTCGAGGCCATCGTGGTCGACTATCAGCGCTGTGGCTGGGGCGAGGCGGTCGGATCCTCCGGAGCGGCGCAGGAAATCGCCACCTTGCTGGAGATGAACGATCTCAACCCGCAGGGGGAAAGTGGCATCACCCGCGAGGGACTGGCCAGGCTGCGTCAGTTGCTGATACGCGCCGGGTCGGCGGAGGCGCTGAACCTGCACGGCATGCGTCCGGATCGCTGCCTCATCCTGCCCGGCGCCGTCGCCATCATGTCAGCCGTGTTCGCCGAGATGGGACTCGAGCGCATGACCTATTCCGATGGTGCGCTGCCGCTGGGTGTGCTCTACGACCTGCTCGGGCGCTTCGCTCGCCACGATACGCGCGACACGACGGTGGCCCAGTTCATGCAGCGCTATCAGGTCGACGAGACCCAGGTCAGGCGGGTCGAGCGCACGGCCCTGCTCATTCTTGGCCAGATGATCAAGCTCGATGATCTCGCGCACGAGAACGATGTACACTTCTTGCGCTGGGCGGTGTCGCTGCACGAGATCGGCGTGTCGGTGGCGCACAGCCAGTTCCACAAGCACGGCGCGTACATTCTGGGGCATGCCGACATGTCGGGCTTCTCGAAGCGTGACCAGGCCCGGCTGGCCCTGCTGGTTCTCGGTCAGCGTGGCAAGCTGCAGAAACTCGCGGCGATGCCGGCGGGCGATCCCAACTGGCGGCTCCTCTTCTGTCTGCGGCTGGCGGCGCTGTTGCACCGGGCGCGCGACGACCATCCATTGCCCGAGATGTCGGTCAGGGAAGTCGCCGATGGCTTCGAACTCGATCTGCCGGCGCGTTGGCAGGCGGGCAATCCGATCACCGCCACCGCATTGGCGGATGAGGTGACGTTCTGGCGTCGCATCGGCATCACGCTGAAGATCGGCACGGTGCCGCGCGACAAGGTGGTGCAGCTGGAACTGCTGCAGAAGTCGTAG
- a CDS encoding ABC transporter ATP-binding protein — translation MSAPPAAGQSLPPVIEIRGLYTEFDDLVVHRDINLDIEAGQMLGLVGGSGSGKTTLLREIVGLLAPSRGTVRLFGQSVLETDPRRRRALRRRFGMLFQQGALFSALSVFDNIAFPLRELHTLDEGMVADLVFLKLAMVELEARHARLMPAELSGGMVKRVALARALSLEPELLVLDEPTAGLDPDRSESFVKLLRMLQKELGFTVVMVTHDPETLAGLATRLAVLADQRIVACGTAAEVAAVDHPFVRNFFDSGRAAAAIRQRRT, via the coding sequence ATGAGTGCGCCACCTGCTGCTGGCCAGTCGTTGCCGCCCGTGATCGAGATTCGCGGACTGTACACGGAGTTCGATGATCTCGTCGTTCATCGCGACATCAATCTCGACATCGAGGCAGGCCAGATGCTCGGACTGGTCGGTGGTTCGGGCAGCGGCAAGACGACCTTGCTGCGCGAGATCGTCGGCCTGCTGGCGCCGAGCCGGGGGACCGTGCGGCTGTTCGGCCAGTCGGTACTCGAAACCGATCCGCGGCGCCGACGGGCGTTGCGGCGGCGTTTCGGCATGCTCTTCCAGCAGGGCGCGCTGTTTTCGGCGCTGTCGGTCTTCGACAACATTGCTTTTCCGTTGCGGGAATTGCACACTCTCGATGAAGGGATGGTCGCTGATCTGGTCTTTCTCAAGCTCGCCATGGTCGAGCTCGAAGCACGGCATGCGCGGCTGATGCCGGCCGAGTTGTCGGGCGGCATGGTCAAGCGTGTGGCGCTGGCGCGCGCCCTGTCGCTCGAGCCGGAACTGCTGGTTCTCGACGAGCCGACGGCCGGTCTCGATCCTGATCGCAGCGAGAGCTTCGTCAAGCTGCTGCGAATGTTGCAGAAGGAGCTGGGTTTCACGGTGGTGATGGTGACGCATGATCCCGAGACGCTGGCCGGCTTGGCGACCCGCCTGGCGGTGCTGGCCGATCAGCGGATCGTCGCTTGCGGCACGGCAGCGGAGGTTGCGGCGGTCGATCACCCCTTCGTCCGCAACTTCTTCGATTCCGGACGCGCGGCGGCGGCGATCCGGCAGCGACGGACCTGA
- a CDS encoding ABC-type transport auxiliary lipoprotein family protein, with product MTRFASLLAASLLVACSGMRSPQRPDVYDLGPPPVRLTEGERWSGVALETRLPYWFDALTIEYRLLYDEPLRLRSYAASRWAAAPAQLLEQRLRQQLGLSAARGRNANTCRLRIELQEFSQIFAAPQQSSALLQGQATLLDTRQRIIAEKAVAVQQQASSADARGAVGAMVAASAQLGNELLDWLYEVEKRGRLKSCRVTAGQQE from the coding sequence ATGACGAGGTTTGCGAGCCTACTTGCCGCCAGCCTGTTGGTGGCCTGCAGCGGCATGCGCAGTCCGCAACGGCCGGACGTCTACGATCTGGGACCGCCGCCGGTGCGGCTGACCGAAGGCGAGCGCTGGTCGGGGGTCGCGCTCGAGACAAGGCTGCCTTACTGGTTCGATGCGCTGACGATCGAGTATCGCCTGCTCTACGATGAACCGCTGCGGTTGCGCAGCTACGCTGCCAGTCGTTGGGCCGCCGCGCCGGCGCAACTGCTCGAGCAGCGGCTGCGGCAGCAGCTCGGGCTCAGCGCGGCACGTGGCCGCAACGCGAACACCTGCCGGCTGCGCATCGAACTGCAGGAGTTCTCGCAGATCTTCGCCGCGCCGCAGCAGAGCAGCGCGCTGTTGCAGGGGCAGGCGACCCTGCTCGACACGAGACAGCGGATCATCGCCGAGAAAGCAGTGGCAGTCCAACAGCAGGCGAGCAGTGCCGACGCCCGAGGGGCGGTTGGCGCGATGGTGGCAGCGAGCGCGCAACTCGGCAACGAGTTGCTGGACTGGTTGTATGAGGTCGAAAAACGTGGCAGGCTGAAAAGCTGCCGTGTCACGGCAGGGCAACAGGAATGA
- a CDS encoding MlaD family protein — translation MENRAHALVAGVFTLLLGLAVVLAVWWFGGRHEATTDYIVVSRHNVTGLNLQGQVRYRGIRVGKVEAIELDPAEVRNILIRVSVDRSVPVTRSTTARLGYQGVTGIAHILLEDNGKDATPLSGDDGGLPRITMQSSLIEELSDVGGATLRQARDFLERANLVLDDDNRRHLAGILANLDATTSNTTEVAGQLRKLLTDENLRLLGSTLAHAERAAAEAAPLLLESRRLASSLQPVGERLGRLIGEPSPGGIAALVTRLEEVSGELSANSRQLNRVLQMLEESPQSIIFGPPPHAPGPGEAGFVAPAMPGVGR, via the coding sequence ATGGAGAACCGGGCGCATGCGCTGGTGGCGGGCGTGTTCACCCTGCTGCTTGGCCTCGCCGTGGTGCTGGCCGTCTGGTGGTTCGGTGGCAGGCACGAAGCAACCACGGACTACATCGTCGTCAGCCGGCACAACGTCACCGGCCTCAACCTGCAGGGGCAGGTACGTTATCGCGGCATCCGGGTGGGCAAGGTGGAAGCGATCGAACTCGATCCTGCAGAGGTGCGCAACATCCTGATCCGGGTCAGTGTCGACCGCAGCGTTCCGGTAACCCGCAGCACCACCGCGCGCCTTGGCTATCAGGGGGTCACCGGCATCGCCCACATCCTCCTCGAGGACAATGGCAAGGATGCGACGCCGCTCTCTGGCGACGATGGCGGCCTGCCGCGCATCACGATGCAGTCCTCGCTGATCGAGGAGTTGTCGGATGTCGGCGGTGCGACGCTGCGTCAGGCACGGGATTTTCTGGAGCGGGCGAACCTCGTTCTCGACGACGACAACCGGCGGCACCTGGCCGGGATTCTCGCCAACCTGGATGCGACGACGAGCAACACCACGGAGGTGGCGGGGCAGTTGCGCAAACTGCTGACGGACGAAAACCTTCGCCTGCTGGGCAGCACTCTGGCACACGCCGAGCGGGCTGCTGCCGAGGCGGCGCCGCTGCTGCTCGAGTCGCGCCGTCTGGCAAGCAGTCTGCAGCCGGTGGGCGAACGCCTCGGGCGGCTGATCGGCGAACCTTCTCCGGGCGGTATCGCCGCCCTGGTGACGCGCCTGGAAGAGGTCAGCGGTGAGCTGTCGGCGAACTCGCGTCAGCTCAACCGGGTGCTGCAGATGCTTGAGGAATCGCCGCAGAGCATCATCTTCGGTCCCCCACCGCATGCGCCGGGCCCGGGTGAGGCCGGCTTTGTCGCGCCTGCGATGCCAGGGGTGGGTCGATGA
- a CDS encoding MlaE family ABC transporter permease translates to MTAATIDVVDEAGVRQLVLAGDWRLATMPQPIAAFELRVRQLGTGNPAWDLHLVSRLDSAGATLLWRAWGRQWPSSLILSVEHRALLERVAEISRDVEAPPAARDALAWIAALGQLSLAALRHLAEIVALIGQLVLDLCYLCRHPREIPWREFSANLYKSGARALPVIALIGFLIGIVLSYLSALQLKTFGADVFIVNLLGISIVRELGPMLVAVLVAGRSGSAMTAQIGVMRVTEEIDALATMGVSRSQRLLLPKVLALAVAMPLLVIWCSAAGIIGGMIAAKLQMGLSYAFFIDTLPRVVPVANVWIGLCKGLVFGVLIALIACHFGLRVKPNTESLSALTTGSVVCSITVAILVDAVFAVATRGLGLP, encoded by the coding sequence ATGACCGCGGCGACGATCGATGTGGTCGATGAGGCGGGTGTCCGGCAGCTCGTGCTCGCGGGTGACTGGCGTCTGGCGACGATGCCGCAGCCAATCGCTGCTTTCGAGTTGCGCGTGCGGCAACTGGGGACAGGCAACCCCGCGTGGGACTTGCACTTGGTGTCGCGCCTCGACAGCGCCGGGGCGACTCTGCTCTGGCGGGCCTGGGGCCGACAGTGGCCCAGTTCGCTGATCCTTTCGGTCGAGCATCGGGCACTGCTCGAACGGGTGGCGGAGATCTCCCGCGACGTCGAGGCCCCTCCGGCAGCGCGCGACGCTCTCGCCTGGATCGCGGCGCTTGGCCAGCTGTCGCTGGCGGCTCTTCGTCACTTGGCCGAGATCGTCGCCTTGATCGGGCAGCTGGTCCTCGATCTGTGCTATCTCTGCCGGCATCCGCGCGAGATACCCTGGCGGGAGTTCTCGGCCAACCTCTACAAGAGCGGCGCGCGGGCCTTGCCGGTGATTGCGCTGATCGGCTTCCTCATCGGCATCGTCCTTTCCTACCTGTCCGCACTGCAGCTGAAGACTTTCGGCGCCGACGTCTTCATCGTCAATCTGCTCGGCATCAGCATCGTTCGCGAACTCGGTCCGATGCTGGTTGCGGTGCTTGTTGCCGGACGTTCCGGTTCGGCGATGACCGCCCAGATCGGCGTCATGCGCGTGACCGAGGAGATCGATGCTCTGGCGACGATGGGTGTGTCGCGCAGTCAGCGCCTGCTGTTGCCGAAGGTGCTGGCGCTGGCCGTTGCGATGCCGTTGCTCGTCATCTGGTGTTCCGCCGCTGGGATCATCGGTGGCATGATCGCTGCCAAGTTGCAGATGGGACTCTCGTACGCCTTCTTCATCGACACGCTGCCGCGCGTGGTGCCGGTGGCGAACGTCTGGATCGGCCTCTGCAAGGGACTGGTGTTCGGCGTGCTCATCGCGCTGATCGCCTGCCACTTCGGGCTCAGGGTCAAACCGAACACCGAGAGCCTGTCCGCGTTGACGACCGGTTCGGTGGTATGCTCGATCACCGTGGCGATCCTCGTCGACGCGGTCTTTGCGGTCGCGACTCGCGGGTTGGGGCTGCCGTGA